CTGGCGCTTTCGCAGGCAATGACCACATCGGCAGCCAGCGCCAGGTTCGCCCCCGCCCCGGCCGCGGTGCCGTTCACCGCCGCGATCACCGGCACCGGCGCCTCGCGGATCGCGGCGAGCATCGGCTCGTATTCCTGGCGCAGGATGGTTTCCACGTCGAAGCCGCCGGTGGCGTCGGTCAGGTCCTGGCCCGAGCAGAAAGCCCGCCCCGTCCCGGTCAGCACCACGCAGCGGGTGCCCTGCGGCAGGTCGGTCAGCGCCGCCACGATCTCGGCCCGCATCACGCGGTTCAGTGCGTTCATCACCTCGGGCCGGTTCAGGGCCAGCCGGGCAATGCCGTCCTGATGCGTCACGGCGATGGTCTGAAAGCTCATGCGGTCCCCCCTGCTTTTGCCCGCCATCCTGCCCAAGACGGGCAGCGGCGAAAAGCCCGGACCTCGCGTCAGTCGCGCATGATCTGGTCGAGCCGGGCCTTTTCCTCGGCGCTGAGCGTCTCGGCGCGCTCCTCGGCCGGGCGGCGCGAGCGGATGAAGCGCCAGCCCAGGAGCAGCGCGAAGGCCGCCATCACCGGCCCGGCGAGATAGAGCAGCCAGTTCACGCCCCGCGCCGGCGGCTGGAACAGGACATATTCGCCGAAACGGTCCACCACCGCCGCGACCGCCGCATCGTCGCTGTCGCCGGCGACCAGCCGCTCGCGCAGGTAGAGCCGCAGGTCGCGGCTGATCGGGGCATTCGATTCGTCGATGGTCTCGCCCTGGCAGACCGGGCAGCGCAGCACCTTGGAGATCTCGCGGGCGCGGGCCTCCAGCGCGGGATCGGTGAGCACCTCGTCGGGCTGCACGGCCAGGGCCGGCAGGGCGATCAGCAGCGACAGGGCCAGGATCAGCGCGCGCATGCTCACTCCGCCGGTTGGGCGACGATGCCGCGCCGGGCGCCGGCGGCGACGCGATAGCGCCGGTCCGACAGGCTGACCAGCCCGCCAAGCGCCATCAGCGCGCAGCCGAGCCAGATCCAGCTGGCGAAGGGCTTCACATAGCTGCGCACCGCCCAGCCGCCGCCCTGCTGCGGATCGCCGATGACCAGATAGAGGTCGCGGAACAGGCCGTTCTGGATCGCCGCCTCGGTCGTCGGCATGGCCTGCACCGGATAGACCCGCTTTTCCGGGTGCAGCAGCGCGACCTGCCGGCCGTTCTTGCTGACGCGCATGGTGGCGATGGTGGCGTCGTAGTTCGGGCCGGGCTGTTCCTCGACCTTTTCCAGGGTGATCTCGTAACCGGCGACGGTGAAGGGCTGGCCGACCTGCGCCACGCGGATATCCTCGACCTGCCAGGCCATCAGCAGGCTGATGCCGATGAAGGTCACGCCCAGCCCGCCATGGGCCACGGCCTTGCCCCAATCGGCACGCGGCAGCCGCGAAAGCCGCGAAAGCCCCGAATTGCCGGTGCGCAGCCACAGGTCCACCGCCGCGCCGCCCAAAAGCCAGGCGCCCAGGCCGGCGCCGATCACCGCCAGCGCCGAATGCCCGGTCGAGACGGCAAAGACCAGCGCCGCCACGGCCGCCGCGAAGGCCAGCGCACCGCGCAGCGGCATCAGCGTCCGTTTCAGCTTGCCGCGCTTCCACGGCAGGATCGCGCCCAGGGGCAGGACGATCGCCAGCGCCACCATGAAGGGCGTGAAGGCCTTTTCGAAGAAGGGCGCGCCGACCGAAAGCTTCTTGTCCCAGGCCATCTCGGCCACCAGCGGCCAGACCGTGCCGATGAAGACCACGAAGGCTGCAACCGCCAGCAGGATGTTGTTGAGCACCAAGGCGCCTTCGCGCGAGACCGGGGCGAAGACGCCCTTGGCCTGCATCGCCGGCGCGCGGAAGGTGTAAAGCGTCAGCGCCCCGCCGACGAACAGCCCCAGGATCGCCAGGATGAACACGCCGCGCTCGGGGTCGCTGGCGAAGCTGTGGACCGAGGTGATGACGCCCGAGCGCACGATGAAGGTGCCGATCAGCGAAAAGCCGAAGGCCATGATCGCCAGCAGGATGGTCCAGCTTTTCAGCACCTCGCGCTTTTCGACGACGATGGCGGAATGCAGCAGGGCAGCCGCGATCAGCCAGGGCATGAAGCTGGCATTCTCGACCGGGTCCCAGAACCAGAAGCCGCCCCAGCCAAGCTCGTAATAGGCCCACCACGACCCCAGCGCGATGCCGATGGTCAAAAAGATCCAGGCCGCCAGCGTCCAGGGCCGGACCCAGCGCGCCCAGGCGGCATCGACCCTTCCCTCGATCAGGGCGGCGACGGCAAAGCTGAAGGCCATCGAAAGCCCGACATAGCCGAGATAGAGGAAGGGCGGGTGGAAGGCGAGGCCGGGGTCCTGCAGCAGCGGGTTCAAGTCGCGGCCGTTGAAGGGCGGCGCCTCTATGCGCAGGAACGGGTTCGAGGTGAACAGGATGAAGCCCAGGAAGGCCACGCCGATCGCGGCCTGCACCGACAGCACCCGCGCCCGCAACCGGGGCGGCAGGTTCGCGTCGAAGGTGGCGGCGGCGGCACCGAACAGCGACAGGATCAGCACCCAGAGCAGCATGGAGCCCTCGTGATTGCCCCAGACGCCGCTGATCTTGTAGAGCATGGGCTTGGCGGTATGCGAATTCTCATAGACCAGCAGGACCGAGAAATCCGAGCTGACGAAGGCCAGCGTCAGCGCCACGAAGGAAATCGCGATCAGTCCGAATTGCGCCAGCGCGGCGGGCCGGGCGCTGTCGATCCAGCCGCTCCAGCCCCGCGCGGCGCCGACCATGGGCACGATCATCTGGAAGATCGCCACGCCAAAGGCGAGGATCAGGGCGAAATGGCCGATTTCGGCGATCATGGGCTTCCTCCGGGTGGCTGGCCGGAAGAATAGCCGGGGCGCGGGCGGCAAGCCAGCCCCCCGCGCCCGTCAGATTGTCACAGAGATGCTAGCGCTGCGCCGCTAATGCTCGGCCTGCCCCGCCGCCCAGTCGCGCAGCGCCGGGTTGTCCTCGAAGGCGTCGCCCTCGGGCAGGCCGGCCAGCGTCGTCGGCGCGGCGCTGCGGATCGTCGGGCGGGTGCGGAAGTAATGCGCCTCGCGCGCGCCGAAATAGAAGCTGATGATGGCCCCCAGAAGCCACCACAGCGGTTCGGGCACCAGGTTCAGGTTCTGCATGCGCAACCCGAAGCCCACCGGCTCGGCCATGGCATAGACGAAAAGCCCGATGGTGCCCAAGGTCAGCAGCGGCCGCGGCATCCGGTTCAGCCCGTTCATCAGCCCGTCGAACCAGCCGCGCGGCTGGGCGGCGAATTCGCCGGTCAGCTGGGCGATGGCGCGGGCATAGGCCTCCTCGTCCAGTTCCATGCGCCTTGTCGCGTTCTCGCGGAACACCTCGGCCACGCCGGTCGCGGCATTGGCGACCGTGGTGACGGCGGTGCCGGCGCCTAGGAAACGGTCCATCACCCCCATTTCGCCACCCTCGCCCGATGCTCGGCCGCCGTCAGGTGATACTTGGCCGAGATGAACTCCTCGGCCCGGGTGATCCAGCCGCCCTTGCCGCCCGCCCTGGTGCGGGCGTATTTGCGGCTGGCCGGGCGCGCATCGCCAAGCGCGTAGTAATAATTGCGCCGCGCGATGCCATAGGCGTCGGCGAAATAGCCCGGCGCCGCCAGGTCGGCCTGGGTCGCGGCGCGGATCGTCGCCGGCCCGATCATGCCGTCGTCCGTGGCCGGAAAGCCCATCCGCGTCACCAGCCTTTGCAGGATCTTGACCGCATTGGTGCCGGCATTGACATACATATCGAAGACCGAGGCCTGCACCGAAGCCGGCAGTTCCGCCAGCCGCGGCCTGCGGAAGTAATGCTCGACATAGATGCGCGCCGCATCGGCGCGGGTCAGCGCCTTGACGTCGGCCACGTCCACCCTGCCGTCGCCGGTCCTGTCGATCCCCAGCCGCTGCAGCGTCGCCAGCGTCACGCCGTAATTCGTCGCCCCGCCCGGATCGTCGGGGTCGTTGACGTAGCCCCCCTCACGCGCAACGATTTCCGCCGCGATTTCCTCGACCGTCTTCATCCACAGCCCCCTTGCCTGAAGCGGACCAAGGCTGCGGTGACGCGGTTAACCTTTCGTTAACCAGGCGCGCGTTGCATCGGGGCGGTCAGGAGTTCGGATCCTCGTAGACGCCCTGCTCCTTGAGCGAGTCGATGACCTCGCGCGGCATGTAGCTTTCATCGTGCTTGGCCAGGATCTCGGTCGCGACAAAGGTGTCGCCCTCCATGCGGCCGGTGCCGATCATGCCCTGGCCCTCGGCGAACAGGTCGGGCAGCACGCCGGCAAAGCGCACCGGGATCGAGGCGCCGCCGTCGGTGACGCTGAAGCTGACGGTCTCGCCGGCGCCGCGGATCAGCGTGCCCTCCTCGACCAGCCCGCCCAGGCGGAACACCTCGCCGGCCGAGGGCGGGCTCTCGGCCATCTGACTGGGCGAGCGGTAAAGGTTGATGCCGTCGCGGAAGCCATAGCCGATCAGCGCGACGGCCAGCAGCAGCGCGACGGCGGCGGCGATCAGGACCTGGATTCTACGCTTTTTCTTGAGCGATTTCATTATCGTGGCTTTCCATGTTCAGGCGC
This window of the Paracoccus sp. N5 genome carries:
- a CDS encoding holin-associated N-acetylmuramidase, producing MKTVEEIAAEIVAREGGYVNDPDDPGGATNYGVTLATLQRLGIDRTGDGRVDVADVKALTRADAARIYVEHYFRRPRLAELPASVQASVFDMYVNAGTNAVKILQRLVTRMGFPATDDGMIGPATIRAATQADLAAPGYFADAYGIARRNYYYALGDARPASRKYARTRAGGKGGWITRAEEFISAKYHLTAAEHRARVAKWG
- a CDS encoding heme lyase CcmF/NrfE family subunit, whose protein sequence is MIAEIGHFALILAFGVAIFQMIVPMVGAARGWSGWIDSARPAALAQFGLIAISFVALTLAFVSSDFSVLLVYENSHTAKPMLYKISGVWGNHEGSMLLWVLILSLFGAAAATFDANLPPRLRARVLSVQAAIGVAFLGFILFTSNPFLRIEAPPFNGRDLNPLLQDPGLAFHPPFLYLGYVGLSMAFSFAVAALIEGRVDAAWARWVRPWTLAAWIFLTIGIALGSWWAYYELGWGGFWFWDPVENASFMPWLIAAALLHSAIVVEKREVLKSWTILLAIMAFGFSLIGTFIVRSGVITSVHSFASDPERGVFILAILGLFVGGALTLYTFRAPAMQAKGVFAPVSREGALVLNNILLAVAAFVVFIGTVWPLVAEMAWDKKLSVGAPFFEKAFTPFMVALAIVLPLGAILPWKRGKLKRTLMPLRGALAFAAAVAALVFAVSTGHSALAVIGAGLGAWLLGGAAVDLWLRTGNSGLSRLSRLPRADWGKAVAHGGLGVTFIGISLLMAWQVEDIRVAQVGQPFTVAGYEITLEKVEEQPGPNYDATIATMRVSKNGRQVALLHPEKRVYPVQAMPTTEAAIQNGLFRDLYLVIGDPQQGGGWAVRSYVKPFASWIWLGCALMALGGLVSLSDRRYRVAAGARRGIVAQPAE
- a CDS encoding cytochrome c-type biogenesis protein, which translates into the protein MRALILALSLLIALPALAVQPDEVLTDPALEARAREISKVLRCPVCQGETIDESNAPISRDLRLYLRERLVAGDSDDAAVAAVVDRFGEYVLFQPPARGVNWLLYLAGPVMAAFALLLGWRFIRSRRPAEERAETLSAEEKARLDQIMRD
- a CDS encoding 3TM-type holin: MDRFLGAGTAVTTVANAATGVAEVFRENATRRMELDEEAYARAIAQLTGEFAAQPRGWFDGLMNGLNRMPRPLLTLGTIGLFVYAMAEPVGFGLRMQNLNLVPEPLWWLLGAIISFYFGAREAHYFRTRPTIRSAAPTTLAGLPEGDAFEDNPALRDWAAGQAEH
- the ccmE gene encoding cytochrome c maturation protein CcmE; its protein translation is MKSLKKKRRIQVLIAAAVALLLAVALIGYGFRDGINLYRSPSQMAESPPSAGEVFRLGGLVEEGTLIRGAGETVSFSVTDGGASIPVRFAGVLPDLFAEGQGMIGTGRMEGDTFVATEILAKHDESYMPREVIDSLKEQGVYEDPNS